In a genomic window of Pieris brassicae chromosome 7, ilPieBrab1.1, whole genome shotgun sequence:
- the LOC123711842 gene encoding lipase 3-like — protein sequence MGRILLLICCVSFTYGWRPTNEIKLGEVTDFESRISDNLQEDAQLDVEGLVNKYGYPFEHHHVITQDGYILGLHRIPHGRDQNNPPGKRPAVLVMHGLLSSSADYVIMGPGTALAYILAEAGYDVWLGNARGNYFSRQHLTLNTNDGKSSFWDFSWDEIGNLDLPAMIDYILDQTGQTRLHYIGMSQGTTVFFVMGSLRPEYNKKIITMQALAPVAYLAHNKHSLFLALAPHRKVLEVILGELGLKEIFPRSPIITWAGAKLCSDGVEFQPLCSALLFSLVGFNPSQHNATMFPVKLAHAPAGCSARQLVHFGQNIVEKTFQRYDHGFIRNLLEYGTETPPNYNLSQLKAPVYLHYSQQDPFVQLEDLERLYRELGGPVTKVLVPEPTFSHIDFMWGINAKNAVFDKAIDIMKSYDNK from the exons ATGGGGCGAATTTTGTTGCTAATTTGTTGTGTTAGTTTCACTTATGGATGGCGGCCTACGAATGAGATCAAGCTTGGTGAAGTCACGGATTTTGAATCCAGAATATCTGATAACCTTCAAGAGGATGCCCAGCTTGATGTG GAAGgccttgtaaataaatacggCTATCCATTCGAGCATCACCATGTCATAACTCAAGATGGGTACATATTAGGTCTACACCGAATACCGCACGGGCGGGACCAGAACAACCCTCCTGGCAAACGCCCAGCCGTGCTTGTTATGCACGGACTTTTATCTTCCTCTGCTGATTATGTGATTATGGGACCCGGCACTGCTTTAG CCTATATTCTCGCGGAGGCCGGCTACGATGTTTGGCTAGGGAACGCACGAGGCAATTATTTTTCCCGCCAACACCTCACATTAAACACAAACGATGGTAAGAGCAGTTTCTGGGACTTTTCGTGGGACGAAATAGGAAACTTGGATCTACCAGCAATGATTGACTATATCTTGGACCAGACTGGACAAACGAGACTTCACTATATTGGAATGTCCCAGGGAACAACAGTTTTCTTTGTGATGGGGTCTCTCCGTCCTGAATATAATAAGAAGATTATCACCATGCAGGCCCTGGCTCCTGTTGCATATTTAGCTCATAATAAGCATTCACTGTTCTTGGCATTGGCACCTCATAGAAAGGTTTTAGAG gtGATACTTGGAGAATTAGGACTAAAAGAGATATTTCCAAGGAGTCCCATAATCACATGGGCTGGAGCCAAGCTGTGCTCTGATGGAGTGGAATTTCAGCCTTTATGCAGCGCCCTGCTTTTCTCATTAGTTGGTTTTAATCCATCACAACACAATgct ACCATGTTTCCCGTGAAGCTTGCTCATGCACCGGCAGGATGTTCCGCGCGTCAATTAGTCCACTTTGGACAGAACATCGTCGAGAAAACCTTCCAGCGGTATGACCATGGCTTTATACGTAACTTGCTAGAATATGGAACAGAAACACCACCcaattacaatttatctcAGCTCAAAGCTCCCGTTTATCTGCATTATTCCCAACAAGATCCCTTCGTACAGCTAGAAGATTTGGAACGATTGTACAGGGAATTAGGAGGACCGGTTACCAAGGTTTTAGTGCCTGAGCCTACATTCAGTCACATAGATTTCATGTGGGGTATAAATGCCAAGAATGCTGTCTTTGATAAGGCAATTGATATTATGAAAtcctatgataataaataa
- the LOC123712601 gene encoding uncharacterized protein LOC123712601, producing MQCFFCFAYLMIICTAQPPKDRESPTQQRRSLFHDVIESLRIRAKLPEEFSEEENHLKQSFEKYNYENDLNLPDDFDFIPRRNDRLEMPTLNYRFPKSLDINDTKDESAKEEIVLYINSPEESETTTFIPKKTKRPRPTIKHKIKTKEREESEGEQKPVTNSLSGLSQIGNRESQTVVKPTVIVNFRGSVSNRESDIRLERRKNVTGSETVPQNIFNINQEIKLERSIPNLGNRGDARVRNKVKQDVTIETDGRTNAEEDMMMCESNSWKKSDRNGRQLLQILLTV from the coding sequence ATGCAGTGTTTTTTCTGCTTTGCTTACCTAATGATCATATGCACCGCACAACCACCGAAAGATCGAGAAAGTCCCACCCAACAACGACGATCACTTTTCCATGACGTCATAGAATCACTTCGTATAAGAGCAAAATTACCAGAAGAATTTTCGGAGGAAGAAAATCATCTGAAACAAAGCTTCGAAAAATATAACTACGAAAATGATCTGAACCTACCAGATGACTTTGACTTCATTCCAAGAAGAAATGATAGACTCGAAATGCCTACATTAAATTATCGTTTTCCAAAAAGCCTCGACATAAATGATACAAAAGACGAAAGTGCAAAAGAAGAAATAGTTCTATACATAAACTCGCCAGAAGAAAGTGAAACTACAACTTTCATACCGAAAAAGACGAAACGCCCAAGGCCGACTATCAAAcacaaaatcaaaacaaaagaacgtgAAGAATCAGAGGGTGAACAAAAACCAGTAACGAATTCGCTGTCTGGTTTGAGTCAAATTGGTAATCGCGAATCGCAAACTGTAGTTAAACCCACAGTGATTGTCAATTTCAGAGGATCTGTTAGTAACAGGGAGAGTGATATACGCTTAGAAAGACGAAAAAATGTAACAGGGAGTGAAACAGTgccacaaaatatttttaacataaatcaaGAGATTAAACTAGAGAGATCTATTCCCAATTTAGGAAATAGGGGAGATGCAAGAGTACGAAACAAAGTAAAGCAAGATGTTACAATAGAAACTGATGGCAGAACTAACGCTGAAGAAGACATGATGATGTGCGAGTCAAATTCGTGGAAAAAAAGTGATAGAAATGGTAGGCAGCTATTACAAATATTGCTAACagtttaa
- the LOC123711865 gene encoding uncharacterized protein LOC123711865 encodes MVQKYLLLLLLLSVSCFLDSVSSRPSNNDDSTQYLPFYGGAKGQYLEIRKDTRGSILSERIVPEESISNENIFKATEGNLQAKMFQANLAQLKSLSSSVLRLYNLGRRLGYLGEREKERFETQLASLEETASNTVKIIDEIGDDVNLLFMKNKPESTTTSTTPAAEHSSSVPALRKYQDNYDDDVGEEGISVGAQADDSSENDGELERGTISEAKPIGLAVVGENGVAASRPIATAVAASGVAIARPIATAIAGLDPTLLGIDFQLNHHQKSFKINKKS; translated from the exons atggtgcagaaatatttgttattattattg TTACTCTCAGTGAGTTGCTTTCTCGACAGTGTCTCCTCCCGGCCGTCAAACAATGA TGACTCCACTCAGTATTTGCCGTTTTACGGAGGAGCTAAAGGacaatatttagaaataagaAAGGACACTCGGGGATCTATACTCAGTGAAAGGATCGTCCCAGAAGAGAGTATTTCCAATGAGAACATTTTCAAAGCTACCGAAGGAAATCTACAGGCGAAAATGTTTCAAGCAAACTTAGCACAGCTGAAGTCATTGTCATCTAGTGTCCTAAGGTTGTACAATTTAGGTAGACGACTTGGTTACCTTGGCGAAAGAGAGAAGGAAAGATTCGAGACCCAATTAGCATCCCTAGAAGAGACCGCGTCCAACACAGTAAAAATTATCGACGAAATCGGTGACGAtgtgaatttattattcatgaaAAATAAGCCAGAATCTACTACTACTTCAACGACTCCTGCAGCTGAGCATTCCTCGTCCGTACCCGCACTAAGAAAATATCAAGACAATTATGATGAtgat GTTGGTGAAGAAGGTATCAGTGTTGGCGCACAGGCTGACGATTCCAGTGAAAATGACGGAGAACTTGAAAGAGGAACGATTTCTGAAGCTAAACCAATCg gTCTAGCAGTAGTCGGCGAAAACGGGGTAGCAGCATCACGGCCTATAGCTACTGCGGTAGCAGCGTCTGGAGTCGCCATCGCCAGGCCTATTGCCACTGCCATAGCAGGCCTAGACCCCACACTTCTTGGCATTGACTTCCAGCTCAACCATCATcagaaatcttttaaaattaacaagaaATCATAA